In Aliiglaciecola sp. LCG003, a genomic segment contains:
- a CDS encoding YjbH domain-containing protein encodes MAETQQDTRDDNNGHLSQTVRGGTGLLQTPTARMAKEGSFTFNYNDIDQYRFWSASIQLFPWMESTVRYTDVRTRLYSPYPGFSGDQTLKDKGIDVKFRLVKESYYLPDVSIGFMDIGGTGFFSSEFINFSKAVGPFDFHIGLGTGYLGAEGNITNPFCKLKDSFCERPSGFSGSGGKVDYNEFFKGPASIFGGIEYRTPVEGLTLKLEYEGNDYLDDRAGELEQKTNWNFGAVYKYDNFDFHLNYQRGNTLGFGVSYNFNMHTVSQVKFDRPPRSLENMQPADAMENLNRERLYADLANEGSYLINATHQEGSEMTFYGVQLGYRDHDEATERVGRILASELPESIETYRIVETVGHTPMLATEIDASEFKVAAHYEELETDIQSTYLRTDPSQASMDNYKPKDKSGVLFGVEAFWIQTFGNPEDFYLYQGGAFVNGGYAFNPNFSVRGGLKVTLLENFDKFKFLVDAQQSALPRVRTQIREYVSRSAVTMENAYLHWFDRIAPNVYAQAYAGYLETMFGGVGGEILYRPVDSSLSFGIDLNYVQQRDYDSETAFFDYKALTGHASMYWQPEFLPEAQLTISAGQFLAKDKGVNIDFAKRFDSGIIVGAYAAFTNVSSEEYGEGSFTKGFYISIPFDLFSFTPAKGRGRIPWIPIGRDGGQMLQRPVKLRSLTEIRAPFYD; translated from the coding sequence ATGGCAGAAACACAACAAGATACTCGCGATGATAATAATGGACATTTGTCGCAGACGGTACGCGGCGGCACTGGGTTATTGCAGACACCTACCGCGCGGATGGCGAAGGAAGGTTCATTTACTTTCAACTACAATGATATTGATCAATACCGGTTTTGGTCAGCCAGTATTCAGCTATTCCCTTGGATGGAGTCTACCGTAAGATATACCGATGTACGCACTCGGTTGTATAGTCCATATCCAGGGTTTAGTGGAGATCAAACCCTGAAAGACAAAGGGATTGATGTTAAATTTAGACTGGTGAAAGAAAGCTATTACTTACCTGATGTATCAATTGGTTTTATGGATATCGGCGGCACAGGATTCTTTAGTAGTGAATTTATTAACTTCAGTAAAGCGGTAGGCCCCTTTGATTTTCATATCGGCCTAGGAACGGGCTATTTGGGTGCCGAAGGCAACATAACTAACCCTTTTTGCAAATTAAAAGATTCTTTTTGCGAGCGTCCAAGTGGATTTTCTGGTAGTGGCGGTAAAGTCGATTACAACGAGTTCTTCAAAGGTCCTGCGTCAATTTTTGGTGGTATAGAATATCGCACACCCGTTGAAGGTTTGACCTTAAAGCTAGAGTATGAGGGGAATGATTATCTAGATGATCGCGCCGGAGAGTTGGAACAGAAAACTAATTGGAACTTTGGCGCGGTTTATAAGTATGACAATTTTGATTTTCATTTGAATTATCAACGGGGTAACACCCTAGGCTTTGGTGTTTCATATAACTTCAATATGCATACCGTTAGTCAGGTTAAATTTGACCGTCCTCCCCGTTCGTTGGAAAACATGCAACCTGCCGACGCTATGGAAAACCTCAACCGCGAGCGACTGTATGCAGATCTGGCCAATGAAGGTAGTTATTTAATTAACGCAACCCATCAAGAAGGCAGTGAGATGACTTTTTATGGAGTTCAACTTGGTTATCGTGATCATGATGAGGCTACCGAGCGCGTAGGTCGAATACTTGCATCTGAGTTGCCAGAGTCTATAGAGACTTATCGTATAGTTGAAACGGTTGGACATACGCCGATGCTAGCGACTGAAATTGACGCCTCAGAATTTAAAGTTGCTGCCCACTACGAGGAATTAGAAACCGATATCCAAAGTACCTACTTACGTACTGACCCATCACAAGCAAGCATGGATAATTACAAGCCTAAAGATAAATCCGGTGTGCTGTTCGGTGTTGAGGCCTTTTGGATCCAAACCTTTGGTAATCCGGAAGATTTTTACCTTTATCAAGGTGGCGCTTTTGTAAATGGCGGCTACGCATTTAATCCAAACTTTTCGGTAAGAGGTGGCCTTAAAGTTACCTTGTTAGAAAATTTTGATAAATTCAAATTTTTAGTAGATGCACAACAATCGGCCTTACCTCGCGTACGTACCCAAATTAGAGAATATGTCAGCCGTAGTGCGGTAACTATGGAAAACGCCTACTTACACTGGTTTGATAGGATTGCACCCAATGTTTATGCGCAAGCCTACGCCGGGTATCTAGAGACCATGTTTGGCGGTGTTGGTGGGGAGATTTTATATCGCCCCGTCGATAGTAGCCTTTCGTTTGGTATAGACCTTAACTATGTACAACAACGGGATTATGACAGCGAAACGGCCTTCTTTGATTATAAAGCTTTAACCGGGCATGCCAGTATGTATTGGCAGCCAGAGTTTTTACCCGAGGCACAATTAACCATAAGTGCAGGACAATTTTTGGCCAAAGACAAAGGGGTGAACATCGATTTTGCTAAGCGTTTCGATAGCGGTATTATAGTGGGAGCTTACGCAGCTTTTACCAATGTATCGTCTGAAGAGTATGGTGAGGGTAGCTTCACTAAGGGATTCTATATCTCCATACCCTTTGATCTGTTTTCTTTTACGCCAGCCAAAGGCAGAGGAAGAATCCCTTGGATACCAATAGGTCGGGACGGCGGACAAATGTTACAACGGCCTGTTAAACTCAGAAGCTTGACAGAAATTCGCGCACCCTTTTATGATTGA
- the istB gene encoding IS21-like element helper ATPase IstB, with protein sequence MNLQMERIQQACDSLKLSTLATEWSAIADNAAGKESSLADFLESLLNVEVEARQQRTRETLLKFAGLPAIKSFADYDFKFATGAPKKQLQELTSLAFIERAENIVLLGPSGVGKSHLALSYAYQAIQKSIKVRFITAADLMLQLGTAKKQDRLEGYIKRSVLAPKLLVIDEIGYLPFGREEANLFFNVIAKRYEHGSVIVTSNLPFSQWSTAFADDQTLTAALLDRLLHHAHIVQIAGNSYRLRGKKAAGIAPVTNKQNEV encoded by the coding sequence ATGAACTTGCAAATGGAACGAATACAACAAGCTTGTGATAGCCTAAAGTTAAGCACCTTAGCAACCGAGTGGTCTGCCATTGCTGACAACGCCGCTGGGAAAGAAAGCTCGCTGGCTGACTTCCTAGAATCACTGTTGAATGTTGAAGTAGAAGCAAGACAGCAACGAACGAGAGAAACACTGCTTAAGTTCGCGGGTCTACCGGCTATTAAGTCGTTCGCAGATTACGATTTCAAGTTCGCTACTGGTGCACCTAAAAAACAACTTCAAGAACTTACCAGCCTCGCATTTATCGAGCGAGCTGAGAACATCGTATTACTTGGCCCTAGTGGTGTGGGAAAAAGCCACTTGGCATTAAGCTACGCCTATCAGGCCATTCAAAAAAGCATCAAAGTTCGTTTTATTACCGCCGCAGATTTAATGTTGCAACTAGGTACAGCCAAAAAACAAGACAGGCTGGAAGGGTATATTAAACGTAGTGTGCTCGCCCCCAAGCTACTGGTCATAGACGAAATAGGCTATTTACCCTTCGGAAGAGAAGAAGCCAACCTGTTCTTTAACGTGATTGCTAAACGATACGAGCATGGCAGTGTAATCGTCACAAGTAACTTACCGTTCTCACAATGGTCAACGGCCTTCGCTGACGATCAAACGCTGACTGCGGCCTTGCTAGATAGACTGTTACATCATGCTCATATCGTACAGATTGCAGGAAATAGTTACCGGCTTAGAGGTAAGAAAGCGGCTGGAATAGCCCCAGTTACCAATAAACAAAATGAAGTATAA
- a CDS encoding YjbF family lipoprotein has product MKTLTSILFLSVIILTGCSSTQQAYKRNIEMYFENELDVLLTDQQVSDSPNDLIYIKVADRPVVTMGLAFIESNQYKWISADDALLVTQYGRAIRTRGFGQDLIYTSNLDSDPLKKSDNVQTGESWQRTVDFATHQFGTSFYSHFSRSSDTTLIIQQREFQIIRIDEEVNFNSQSLGESTWMNSFWYDKKSGNLLKSRQKTTPKAEVIDITYISRALRVHKDSHE; this is encoded by the coding sequence ATGAAAACGTTAACTAGCATTTTATTTCTTTCTGTCATCATTCTTACGGGTTGCTCATCTACCCAACAAGCCTATAAGCGAAATATCGAAATGTATTTCGAAAATGAACTTGATGTCTTATTAACCGATCAGCAAGTAAGCGACTCTCCAAATGATCTAATCTATATTAAAGTTGCAGATCGACCAGTGGTGACAATGGGCTTAGCCTTTATAGAATCAAACCAATATAAATGGATATCAGCTGATGATGCCTTATTAGTCACCCAGTATGGCAGAGCGATAAGAACAAGAGGCTTTGGACAAGATTTAATTTACACAAGTAACTTAGACTCTGACCCATTGAAAAAAAGCGATAATGTGCAGACGGGTGAATCATGGCAACGGACAGTGGACTTTGCAACCCATCAATTTGGCACTAGTTTTTATTCACATTTTAGTCGGTCCTCAGACACGACATTGATCATCCAGCAACGTGAATTTCAGATTATAAGAATAGACGAAGAAGTTAACTTTAATAGCCAAAGCTTAGGTGAAAGCACTTGGATGAACTCCTTCTGGTATGATAAGAAATCTGGCAACTTATTAAAATCACGTCAAAAAACCACACCCAAAGCCGAAGTGATAGACATCACCTATATCAGTAGAGCATTACGAGTACATAAGGATTCCCATGAATAA
- a CDS encoding DUF494 family protein: MFDILMYLFENFIHSETEIRVDQDELTDELVRAGFHHDEIYKALSWLEKLAALQETDIKPYLVKSGDALVNRIYTHEEEMRLDVECRGFLMFLEQINVLDSSTREMVIDRVMEIDSKEFCLEDLKWVVLMVLFNVPGKENAYAQMEDLLFDEPEGPLH, translated from the coding sequence ATGTTCGATATCCTCATGTATCTATTCGAAAACTTCATTCACAGTGAAACTGAAATTCGTGTTGATCAAGACGAATTGACCGACGAACTTGTGCGCGCTGGATTTCATCATGATGAGATTTATAAAGCGCTTTCCTGGCTTGAAAAGCTAGCCGCACTGCAAGAAACAGATATTAAACCTTATTTAGTCAAGTCTGGCGATGCACTCGTTAATCGAATCTATACCCATGAAGAAGAGATGCGTTTGGATGTAGAGTGTCGTGGTTTCTTGATGTTTTTAGAACAAATTAATGTGTTAGATTCATCCACCCGCGAGATGGTTATTGATCGGGTAATGGAAATAGATTCCAAAGAATTTTGTTTAGAAGACCTCAAATGGGTTGTTTTAATGGTGCTATTTAATGTGCCTGGTAAAGAGAATGCTTATGCTCAAATGGAAGATCTTCTTTTTGATGAGCCCGAAGGTCCACTTCATTAA
- a CDS encoding Sua5/YciO/YrdC/YwlC family protein has product MLIKPNSAQLITHFSSGAILAYPTEAVFGLGCDPRNEEAISRLFELKNRPLHKGVILIAGNVEQLEDFVDFSAIPKSQLSEVMASWPGPHTWLLPKQQNTSDSLTGGSDLIAVRVSAYPPVIDLCKILNSALISTSANESGLPPATSQQQIVQQFGDQVVCIEGKVGQQRNPSQIRNGLTGEIIRAG; this is encoded by the coding sequence ATGTTAATTAAACCTAATTCAGCACAATTAATAACGCACTTTTCAAGCGGTGCTATTTTGGCTTATCCTACGGAGGCGGTATTCGGGCTAGGCTGTGATCCTCGAAACGAGGAAGCAATTTCCAGACTTTTTGAATTAAAGAATAGGCCTTTGCACAAAGGTGTGATTTTAATTGCTGGAAATGTTGAACAGCTAGAAGACTTTGTGGATTTTTCTGCAATACCCAAAAGCCAACTCTCAGAGGTGATGGCTTCGTGGCCGGGACCGCACACATGGCTGCTACCAAAACAACAAAATACCAGTGATTCTTTGACCGGTGGCTCAGATTTAATCGCCGTGAGGGTCAGTGCTTATCCGCCAGTTATTGACCTATGTAAAATCCTAAACAGTGCATTGATATCTACAAGTGCAAATGAGAGCGGCTTACCGCCAGCAACTTCGCAGCAGCAAATTGTCCAACAATTCGGTGACCAAGTTGTATGTATAGAAGGTAAAGTCGGACAACAACGTAATCCGAGTCAAATTAGAAATGGACTCACAGGTGAGATAATAAGAGCAGGTTAA
- a CDS encoding gamma carbonic anhydrase family protein has protein sequence MAIRSFKGVTPSFGQNCYVDDSAVWVGDIQCGDDVSVWPLVVARGDVNAMRVGSRTNIQDATVLHVTRSSVSQPDGFPLVIGDDVTIGHKCMLHGCTLGSRILVGMGAIIMDGAIVEDDVFVGAGCLVPPNRVLKSGFLYVGSPAKQARKLSEEELAFLKISAENYLVTKDEYLQER, from the coding sequence ATGGCAATTCGTTCGTTTAAGGGTGTAACACCCTCTTTTGGGCAAAACTGTTATGTAGATGACAGCGCTGTATGGGTAGGTGATATTCAATGTGGTGATGATGTTAGTGTTTGGCCATTAGTTGTTGCTCGCGGTGATGTTAATGCAATGCGTGTGGGAAGCCGCACTAATATTCAGGACGCTACGGTTCTACATGTGACACGCAGTAGTGTTAGTCAGCCTGACGGTTTCCCGCTAGTCATTGGTGATGATGTGACTATTGGCCATAAGTGCATGCTACATGGATGTACATTAGGCAGTCGCATATTAGTTGGGATGGGTGCCATTATAATGGATGGTGCCATAGTAGAAGATGATGTCTTTGTTGGCGCTGGGTGTTTAGTTCCCCCAAACCGAGTTCTTAAGAGCGGATTCTTATATGTTGGCAGCCCAGCCAAGCAGGCTCGTAAGCTAAGTGAAGAGGAATTAGCATTCTTAAAGATATCTGCTGAAAATTATCTAGTGACTAAAGACGAATACTTGCAAGAGCGTTAA
- the aroE gene encoding shikimate dehydrogenase produces MNSFKNDHYAVFGNPIEQSKSPLIHQLFAEQTGQDISYQKILGEIDSFPANLSEFFNNDFAKGCNVTAPFKQEAAKWVAELTPNAQAAGAVNTIIRMENGLYKGDTTDGAGLVIDLKNQQASLLNARILLIGAGGATRGVVLPLLAQGVECIDIVNRTKSKAEELSQWFANDKIHGLGFDEVNINSKTYSIIINCTSASLDNRIPDISDAVLSASEFAYDMVYLAEPTVFMQKAKALGVLKISDGLGMLVGQAAYSFYLWRGVMPDIQPVLQKLRAEL; encoded by the coding sequence TTGAATTCCTTTAAAAATGATCATTATGCGGTTTTTGGAAATCCTATTGAGCAAAGCAAATCGCCATTAATCCATCAGTTATTTGCTGAGCAAACAGGGCAAGATATTTCATACCAAAAAATATTGGGTGAAATTGATAGCTTCCCAGCCAACCTATCAGAATTTTTTAACAATGATTTCGCGAAGGGATGTAATGTCACTGCGCCGTTTAAACAAGAAGCCGCTAAGTGGGTGGCGGAGTTGACACCCAATGCGCAGGCGGCCGGAGCCGTTAATACCATCATTAGAATGGAAAATGGCCTTTATAAAGGGGATACCACAGATGGTGCAGGTCTGGTTATCGATCTAAAGAATCAGCAAGCTAGTTTACTTAACGCTAGAATTCTACTTATTGGTGCTGGTGGAGCGACACGAGGTGTTGTTTTGCCGCTTCTTGCGCAAGGGGTTGAATGCATTGATATTGTGAACCGAACTAAAAGTAAGGCTGAAGAATTGAGTCAGTGGTTTGCTAATGACAAAATTCATGGTTTAGGTTTCGATGAGGTTAATATCAACAGCAAAACCTACTCTATTATTATTAATTGTACTTCTGCGAGTCTAGATAATCGTATACCTGATATTTCTGACGCTGTACTAAGTGCCTCAGAATTTGCTTACGATATGGTTTACTTAGCTGAACCGACTGTTTTTATGCAAAAAGCCAAAGCATTGGGTGTGCTTAAGATTAGTGACGGATTGGGTATGTTAGTCGGGCAAGCAGCATATAGCTTTTACCTATGGCGCGGTGTTATGCCTGATATCCAGCCGGTATTACAAAAACTCCGGGCTGAATTATGA
- a CDS encoding topoisomerase DNA-binding C4 zinc finger domain-containing protein, giving the protein MSKIDHSLFSGHENALDGAFGDCPECSAKLHVRRSKAGAFLGCSDYPKCTFSKPIHDNQTVELTQIGGSSCPDCGLALAIKKGRYGLFIGCTGFPECHHIEAAKQRADIHVDCPVCKSGKLLKRANKFGKSFYACDGFPSCKYALNHQPINKTCPKCDWPVMLERKSAGKTYYQCAQKECNAKVNQ; this is encoded by the coding sequence ATGTCTAAAATTGATCATTCTCTTTTTTCTGGACATGAAAATGCTTTAGATGGCGCTTTTGGTGATTGCCCAGAGTGCAGCGCCAAACTACACGTCAGGCGCAGCAAAGCTGGCGCGTTCTTAGGATGTTCCGATTATCCCAAATGCACCTTTTCTAAACCCATCCATGACAATCAAACTGTAGAGTTGACTCAAATAGGTGGCTCAAGTTGCCCCGATTGTGGTTTAGCTTTAGCAATAAAAAAAGGCCGTTATGGTTTATTCATTGGCTGTACAGGCTTTCCTGAATGCCATCATATCGAGGCAGCAAAACAACGGGCTGATATTCATGTTGATTGCCCGGTGTGCAAAAGCGGTAAGCTGCTTAAACGGGCCAACAAGTTTGGCAAAAGTTTTTATGCTTGCGACGGTTTCCCTTCTTGTAAATACGCGCTGAATCATCAACCGATTAACAAGACTTGCCCTAAGTGTGATTGGCCTGTGATGTTAGAGCGAAAGAGTGCAGGCAAAACCTACTATCAATGTGCGCAGAAAGAATGCAACGCCAAAGTCAACCAGTGA
- a CDS encoding capsule biosynthesis GfcC family protein: protein MNKILITTLCLICTSFYAKASVQVELNGSTYQFTVNPRLTEVLAPVALKSDWYWPASQIFKLGSADIESTRLELINKLAEKGKGAGKHKKAFQNTINQVKSWQLAKRIKMEVDFDFARFSLAHNPQFEDGRYVIALSERKTALTIFGALEESRKIEYKDNQCIQDVISQYNKSAYAEEDFVYVIYPNTQVYKMPVAYWNKECSQVMPGSQIFIPFREFQFLSEIEQLNWAIANLAINRMDV, encoded by the coding sequence ATGAATAAAATATTAATTACGACCTTATGTTTAATCTGTACTTCTTTCTATGCCAAAGCTTCCGTGCAGGTTGAGTTAAACGGCAGCACCTATCAATTTACAGTTAACCCTCGTCTAACTGAGGTTTTAGCACCAGTGGCTTTAAAATCAGATTGGTACTGGCCAGCGAGTCAAATTTTTAAGTTGGGGAGTGCGGATATCGAAAGCACTAGGCTTGAACTAATCAATAAATTGGCTGAAAAAGGTAAAGGTGCTGGAAAGCATAAAAAGGCCTTTCAAAATACCATCAACCAAGTTAAAAGTTGGCAACTCGCTAAACGGATAAAAATGGAAGTTGATTTTGATTTTGCGCGCTTTTCTTTAGCACATAATCCACAATTTGAAGACGGTCGTTATGTCATAGCATTATCAGAGCGTAAAACTGCTTTAACTATTTTCGGAGCCTTAGAGGAAAGTCGCAAGATAGAATACAAAGATAACCAATGTATCCAAGATGTGATTAGCCAATATAATAAGAGTGCTTACGCGGAAGAAGACTTTGTATATGTGATTTACCCAAATACGCAAGTTTATAAGATGCCAGTGGCGTATTGGAATAAAGAGTGCAGCCAAGTTATGCCGGGCTCGCAGATATTCATACCCTTTAGAGAATTTCAATTCTTGTCTGAAATCGAACAATTAAATTGGGCGATAGCCAATCTTGCAATAAATAGGATGGATGTTTAA
- the istA gene encoding IS21 family transposase, with the protein MLNQESLVDIHVLHQQGHSIRAISRQLGIARNTVRCYLRDIARTPNYGPRPKRPSKLDPFKPYVREHIEAAKPYWIPATVLLREIQTQGYDGKEGILKIYIRQFKPKTEEDIVRFETAPGQQMQVDFTTIKRGHAKLKAFVATMGFSRGTYVRFGTHEKQDDWINGIREALHYFGGVPKEILFDNAKCLMIERDAYGDARHRWNKHLLELASDYGFRLRACRPYRAKTKGKVERFNGYLKHSFITPLAATLKQAGLTLDVDTANAQIGPWLQDVANQRIHGTTKQTPAALLIKEQLALASLPLQSLSNKSSPRIPSRRAVPVESFQHPLSVYDQLLRAQP; encoded by the coding sequence ATGCTAAATCAGGAGTCACTAGTGGATATTCACGTGCTACATCAACAAGGTCACAGTATCCGAGCTATTAGCCGCCAACTCGGTATCGCTCGAAACACCGTTCGTTGCTATTTACGCGACATCGCCCGCACACCTAATTATGGGCCAAGACCAAAGAGGCCTTCAAAGTTAGACCCTTTTAAACCTTACGTTCGAGAACACATTGAGGCTGCTAAGCCCTATTGGATCCCCGCGACGGTTTTGTTACGCGAGATTCAAACGCAGGGGTATGACGGTAAAGAAGGGATTTTAAAAATCTATATTCGGCAGTTCAAACCCAAAACGGAAGAAGATATCGTGCGCTTCGAAACGGCACCAGGACAACAGATGCAGGTGGACTTCACGACGATTAAGCGTGGTCACGCTAAGCTTAAAGCGTTTGTGGCGACAATGGGATTTAGCCGTGGCACATACGTGCGTTTCGGCACACATGAGAAACAGGACGATTGGATAAACGGGATCCGAGAAGCGCTACATTACTTCGGTGGTGTTCCGAAGGAAATCCTGTTTGATAACGCCAAATGCTTGATGATTGAGCGAGATGCCTATGGCGATGCTCGTCATCGATGGAATAAGCATCTTCTTGAGCTGGCGTCTGATTATGGGTTCAGATTAAGAGCGTGCCGCCCTTACCGAGCGAAAACCAAAGGTAAAGTGGAGCGGTTTAATGGTTACCTAAAGCACAGTTTTATTACGCCGCTTGCTGCAACACTAAAGCAAGCCGGACTTACCTTGGATGTTGATACGGCCAACGCGCAAATCGGGCCATGGCTCCAAGATGTTGCCAATCAAAGAATACACGGAACGACAAAGCAAACGCCAGCGGCCTTGTTAATTAAAGAGCAACTGGCATTAGCGTCCTTGCCGTTACAGTCCCTGTCTAATAAGTCATCACCACGAATACCATCACGAAGGGCCGTCCCCGTTGAGAGCTTCCAGCACCCGCTAAGTGTTTATGACCAATTGTTGAGGGCGCAGCCATGA
- the hemF gene encoding oxygen-dependent coproporphyrinogen oxidase has protein sequence MTDTSAPDLQKVKEYLLKLQDDICHTLELADSKGSFKEDAWEREEGGGGRTRVLTGGNIIEQGGVNFSHVFGSQLPPSASAARPELAGRSFQAMGVSLVIHPRNPFVPTSHANVRFFMAEKDGEAPVWWFGGGFDLTPFYPFLEDVQHWHSVAKNLCSPFGDDVYDKYKTWCDEYFYLKHRGETRGVGGLFFDDLNESGFDQSFAFMQAVGNGFLDAYIPIIEKRKDIPYDEKQRQFQLYRRGRYVEFNLVYDRGTLFGLQSGGRTESILMSMPPLARWEYNYQAQSNTAEARLVEDFLKPRDWLNLKTSGK, from the coding sequence ATGACAGATACCTCAGCACCAGACCTGCAAAAGGTCAAAGAGTATTTACTAAAACTACAAGATGATATTTGTCATACGCTAGAATTAGCTGATAGCAAAGGTAGCTTCAAAGAAGATGCATGGGAACGGGAAGAAGGCGGTGGAGGTCGTACTCGGGTACTCACCGGTGGCAATATTATAGAACAAGGTGGGGTAAACTTCTCTCACGTGTTTGGTTCGCAACTTCCTCCCTCTGCCAGTGCCGCTAGGCCTGAGTTGGCTGGTAGAAGTTTTCAGGCTATGGGTGTGTCTTTGGTTATCCACCCCCGAAACCCTTTTGTCCCTACATCTCATGCCAATGTAAGATTTTTTATGGCTGAAAAAGACGGTGAGGCCCCAGTTTGGTGGTTTGGAGGCGGGTTTGATTTAACCCCGTTTTATCCTTTTCTGGAAGATGTTCAGCACTGGCATTCTGTTGCCAAAAATCTTTGTTCACCTTTTGGAGACGACGTTTATGATAAATACAAGACATGGTGTGATGAGTACTTCTATTTAAAGCACCGAGGAGAAACCCGCGGTGTTGGTGGTCTGTTTTTTGATGACCTGAATGAGTCAGGATTCGATCAGTCCTTTGCATTTATGCAAGCTGTTGGCAACGGCTTTTTAGATGCATATATTCCTATTATTGAAAAGCGTAAGGATATTCCTTACGACGAGAAACAGCGACAATTCCAATTGTATCGACGTGGTCGTTATGTAGAATTTAATCTTGTGTATGACCGCGGTACCTTATTTGGTCTGCAAAGTGGAGGCCGCACTGAGTCTATATTAATGTCGATGCCGCCATTGGCTCGTTGGGAATATAACTATCAAGCCCAGTCCAATACTGCGGAGGCACGTTTGGTGGAAGATTTTTTAAAGCCCAGAGATTGGTTAAATCTGAAAACTTCAGGGAAGTAA